The Mus caroli chromosome 9, CAROLI_EIJ_v1.1, whole genome shotgun sequence DNA window AAagaactaactaaataaaatacttagttctaatgtctcaaaaaaagataGAATTACTTTGGGGGTGTTTGCAGAAGAGTGTAGATGAAGACACATAGGAAAAGACACTATGATAAATTTGTGTGGATAAAATTAAACATGTATCCCGTAATTTGTTCACAGCCAGACATCCACATAGTACCACGAGGTCCGAGGGCTGCCCATAAGAAGCTGGTAACCCAGTGGGAACCAGGGCTGTAAAGGTTTCTTAAAAACGTAACGTGGtcgaacaaaaacaaaacccaaagcaactGGAAGACCTGGCTTAAGTGCCCCAGTTAGCGACTCTTTGGCAATGCAGATCCAACCAGACGATTGGAATGAAACGTGCAAcgctctctctcaaaaaaaaaaaaaaaaccctataaagCCCGTCAATTATGTTCGGCTCTGAGAATCGgcagttcccagcaccttccttttccacttttaaatattttatacagttCTCCATCTGCGGCCTTTCCATTCATTAATTGCCCTACACAAGATCCCCCCCGATGACTCTCGGGGAATTGCTTCTTTTAAGGCAGGACATCAGATTGCCAAGCCTCTGGGGTCGAGATCGCGCCCTCACTCCTCTGGAGGTGGGAGCGTCATGCACTTAAAGACTTGATTATTTAATTGCGGAGATGGGAGCAGACCGGTCGGAGGGGTTGTGCCAAGTGGGCaccccggtgtgtgtgtgtgtgtgtgtgtgtgtgtggtgggatttGTCCTTCGTGCGCTCCAAGAATGCGCGCCCTCCTTGGGCCTGCCTTGTGCCCGCGCGCCCCAGGCCTCGTCCGCCCGCCCAGCACCCAGAGGATGCCCCCGCAAGGACCCCGCCCCTCCCGTGTCCACGCACCTGCGGCCCCGCCCCCGGCCACGAACCTTCAGGTCCACGcacctgccctgccttccctcccGCCCCCAGCGCGCAACCACCAAGGTGCAGCCGCGCTCCTCTTCGGCGGCCCGGGTATCTAAAGGGGTCCGTCTCCGGCACCACAGCCAAATGGCTGAGCCTCCCTGGCCCGCTGCGCAGGACGCCCATTGGACCCTGCCCCCCGCCGCCACCACGACTATTGGCTGGCGCCCGAAGCCTCGTCATTCGATTGGCTCTTGATGCCGCCGCTCCACGCAAGGAGCCGCAGGTCCCGCCTCTACGGCGATCAGGTTAGTGTGCGCCGCGGGTGCTGGGGGCTCGAGAACCGAGCGGAGCTGGTTGAGCCTTCAAAGTCCTAAAACGCGCGGCCGTGGGTTCGGGGTTTATTGATTGAATTCCGCTGGCGCAGGATCCTCTGCAGAAAGAGAGAGCGCGAGAGATGGAGATGGACAAACGGATTTATTTAGAGCTGCGGAACAGGACGCCCTCTGATGTGAGCATTTGCCAAAAATATCTCTGTCGGTCCATTCTCCTACTTTGTgttatgtgtgcgtgtgtgttttggggggaagGCACTTTTTTATGGAGGGGGGCTCCGGGGAGGTGTGGGGTTTGGGGTCTGACTGCAAATGAATTGCAAGGTTggatggcgggggtggggggattgcAATGCCACCGGAGCATGTTTCGTCCGCCGTCGCTGCTGCCCTTGGTGTGTGACTGACTACCTGTGCGTGTGCTCCCGCGTGTGCGGGTATGGGTGCGAGGGTGTGCGTGCGAGTGTGCACCCAGCGGGGGGCCGGCGGGGCGCACGCGTTTGGGTCGGAGGGAAGGCGGCAATCTCACCCTCGTCCGAGCTCTCAGCTCCCACGACTTGCATCTGGATGGAAAAGATGATCGAGGGGAGGAGAAGATGGGCTGCCTCCTGGattaaacaacaaaaaggggGTGTTATATTTTAGAAGCGTAACCCCCTTTCCGCCCCCTCCCGCGCCTGCCCCCTCCCTTTGCCGTCTCTTTCGCTCGCTCGCACACAATAAGTTTTGGGCTTCGCGAGTCCGGTATAGTTTCTGATCAATGTAGCCCGAGGCCCCCGGGGAGAGCGCGTGGGGACCCGACTGCTGCGGAGTTGGGAGATGGCTCGAGTTTAAAGCGCGTCTTCGTTTCTCTGCGGGGATGAGGCGAGAGGTGGGGAGCCATATTTGTAACTTTGTCGTGTTCGTGAACGcgccctttctctccctccctccctttctctgtctgccttccttctcctttctctctcactctttgcaCCCCACCTTTGGGccagatgctgtcttttctcccttcttcctcgcGGAAAGGGAGGGGGGTACCTTAGGTTAAGGGGGAGGGATTGTGAAGTGTGCAAATGCTCAGATAATCCTCGCGCCTCCCCAACCACGAGCGTCGCTAATGTAAGTTGCCCGGAGGCTGCGTCCCGTTCTGGCCCCCGGCTCCCTCCCCAGATGCCAGCCTTGGCACCCTGACGCCTCATCGGCAGCAGACACCCCACCTTCCCGGTTCCTGCTTCTCCTGGGGTGGGCTCCCTGGCAGCCATTCGGCGCTTGGTTAATAAATGGGCACGAGAAACTTTATCAGAACCCGAGCTGCCCAGAGCTAGTGCCGCTGTGGGGACCGACCCAGTCTACATTCTTGCGGGCACGGCAGGCACGCAGCTCTGGGATGGGCAGATCGTCTGGCCGTAGCCGTTATGGATTGGGCAGCGGCGGGAGTATGGCAGGAGGAAACTTACAGCGGTGGGAACAGGGAGGCTGGGCGCGAGCCCACTGCAAGGGGaagtgagggtgggtgggtgactCGAAAGCTactgtttatttttgtctccCTCTCGTTTTCACGCACTCGTCTGGAGTTGACCCATTCGAGAGACCTTAGGGTCTGCGGTGGAAACCCTAGCCAACTTCCCCTCTAGGCTCGGTCGTAGGGAGCAGGGGTTCGCGGGCGGGAAAGATCTCGGGTCTAGCCTGAGGGTCTGGGGCTCGGGCGAGTTGGGGGCTCGCATAGCACGTTGTGCTGACCTGTCGCCCCTCCAGCCACTTGGCCCCTTGAATCCTGACAAAGGCAGGCctcatttcctcttttctcctaaTTCCTCCTTCTAAACCTGAGTAAGACTTTTGAAAACAAGCTCCTTTCTGCCGTCCGCCCATCCTCACGCAGCTGTGCACTGGAGACGTGCTACAGCCTTATGGCGCGCAGGGCGGAAGGAGGGGGCACCCCTAGCACCAGGACTTGCCGCGGGGGCTGCCTGGTTCGCCCGGTGGCGTCCCGACCCATCCAGGGTGCCCGATCCCGGGGGTGGAAGGGACTGGGTGtggtgctggggggagggggccgAACGAGACTTCCCGCGTACTTTCCGGGAAGACCCCTAATATGTAGTTGGGGGGCTTCAGGGTCGCGGCGAGTAGGTGCGCAGCAGCGCAGGACCCGACCGAGCGGTCCACTGTACTAGCTGACCCGGAGCGAAACGGAAAGCGGGTCGAACCGGCTCTTTAAACTTCCCCGAGTGTGTGCGCTGGGGGAGGGGCGGGCGCTCTGGGCTGGGCGCGATTTCTCACGCTTCGCCCCCTCGCCGTGAGTCCGCTGCCCACTCGCCGGCCTCCGGGCTTATGGCGGGGTGGGGCGCGCgggtggcgggggagggggcactTGCTGcgcttgggggaggggagggcagaaagCTCTCGAAAGAGGgacaaaaggggtgggggaggaggaactggctttttgttgttgttttgctgggtttttggttttttcaaatAAACGTTTTTGGAAAACAGATCGTTCCGGGGAACCTCCCTCCCAGAGTCCCCCCCCCCACGCACCCACCTTCTGCAACCTCTCTCCCAAGTCGCATTTCGGGGACTGGTGGCCGCGACGCCGCCGTACTAGGACGAGCAGCCATGTTTCCCGGGGCGCCGGaggcccacccctcccccatggcGACCGCGGACCGGGATCCGCGGAGACCGTGGCGCCCAGCGGTGGGGGCCTGagagcacacaggcacactcgAACCTCGGCGGCGCGGGCCTGAGGATCTGGTCTGGAGAGGGCGCGGCGTGCCGGGGACCCTCGACCTCCTAGGATCTACGGGCCCGTCTGCTCTCGCCATTTGCACTACTAGGCCATTGGGAGACCTAGCCCCAGGGTGCCCTGGCATTCTTGGGGTGCAGGGTCAACAGTCCCGGCTGTGTGCCGGTGGCTCGCCAGTCGGGCGCCGAGCTGCCATTTTGTCACCGTGGCGTTGTCGCGCTtggtggggggggtggtggtgaagcTTGCGCCATCGCCCCGACGGCCGCCCTCTAGCGAGGTGGCTGCTGGAGGAGCTGGCCCCtgggacacccccaccccattttcgCATTCGGCCTTATAGGGACTCCCACCCAGGGTCCAAGGATCCCGAAGCTGTAGTAGCCCCGAAAAGGTGACGGTCTACCTTATCCAGCggcccctgcccccgccccaacTCCCTGCCCCCCGTTCGGCTTTCCGCCGTGGCTCCTGCTGCGCTCGGCACGTAGTGAAAGGTGGCCTTGAAGGCGAAACGATCGCGCTGGTGTTTGCGCCTTCAGCGGAAATGATTGGGtggtgtatgggggtgggggtgaaactAGAGGGCGGGAGGGCCCCAGGCCCTTTAATCTGGTGGCCCTCTGTAATGCCGAGGGCGTCAGCCTTCTACCCCGGAGGGACGAGTTGTTGGATGCGCTGGGGAAACGCCCTCCGGGGCTGGGCTCTCTAGAAAGGTTGGTCGAGTTTCAGGTGGGTGTCGCAGCACTCTGCAGGCTGAGGGAGCTCTCTCGCTCTTTATCCAGTCCCTCaccccgcgcccccccccccgcgccccatTTTTGTTTTGGCGGGGAAGGTAGGTAACTACATAGTAAACGCTACCTTAAACCGAAAGAGAAAtaggatttttctttaaaataaaaaaaaaaaaagtaaactgtCCTTTTGTACTGCCTTCAGACTCGGGCAGTTTGTTTCCAATGCTGGCCCCGATGTGGGACTCAAAAGCGTGTGCTAGGCACATCGAAGGCTGTAGGCTGGTGTCTGCGTGTAGAGACTAACTTCCATGGAAGTGTCGGGCAAAGACTGCCATCGGAGCCGGAGTCTACTTTGACCTCTGGAATGCGTTGCATTTTTTTCCCGTCCAGGTTGACTTACTGCCTAATTGGGTTCGGGAGAGTGGCCTGGCGGTTTGCTCCGATTTATGCAAGCCAAGCGGGGATTGGGGGCAGAGAACTGAATGTGGCCTTGGTGTGGGGTGATCAGTTGACTTTTGTGACTGGCAGCTGCCGAGGCTTGTTTTGGATCTGAAGGTTCCATGGTGAGGCTGGCTTCTGAAGCCACACAGACCTCGGCTTGAGTTCACCAGCTACAAGGAGGTAGGATCCTGCCAACCTGTGGTCTGGGATAGATTACCTTAGTCTACATCCAACGTTTTGTACATGTGTCCTGTAAGACTGGACAGTTCTGTTTTTATCAATAAGTCACTATTGGCTTGAGTTGGCCCTTCGCAGGTGCTTGATATAGTCGCAGAtactggggagtggggaggaataATTTAGGGCCCCTTGGAGGTTTAAAATAACAACTCCAGCAATAATAGCAGATGCTCACAGAACTCCTTACTGTGTCTGGCATGTTGCTAAGTGGATTACAGACATCAGTTAATTTAGCCTCACAAGGGCACTATGTTAAGTACTGTTGTTATTCTTATACTAAATGCAAGGAAATTGAGTCAGAGCTCCAGATCACCGCTGGTCGGTGCAGAACTGGGATTCTAACTCCGTTAGACTCAGCCTCTGTACTGCCCTGAAGCACCACGGGAAAGGACTTTTTCTCCTCCAGTCTTGGAGTGAGGCCACCTATTAGCAAGAGGGTGGGTTTGGGCTTGTTGGTGTTGAGGGCACAGAAACAAAGCAGAGCTTCCTGGTGGAGCGTTAGGTGAAACAGACAAGTGGGGTGGGTAGGCATTTTAAGGGGGGAGCCTTACCCTGGTTTCGAATATTCAGTATACACTGTTACACGTTTCCGGTAATGAGAATACAAGCAGGAGCCATTCTTAGTGGTTATTTGGGTGTCTTATATAAGTAGTTTTTTCATTAGTCTTTTctgtagaaagaaaaacaatctcaGGATAGGATAGACAGGACCTTAGTGTTGGGATGTAGCAATGCTAGTAATACTGCCTGGAGCCACTCACCTAACCCTGCCTGAAGTTCCTCAAAGATAGCCAACCTCTCTGTTCTGTGGATGGATACTCAGAGTCGCCCGCCCAAGGTAGTCTGTGGACAGGAGAGAATGCAGGTTCTGTAGTTGACCAAGGCCCATACATGACCTATATTACCAGATCATCCAGGGAACCGGTAAAATGCAAATTTCTGGGCTCCACTCCCCTGGGTGTGGGCTTAGTACCAGGTCACCTCGGTTTGCTCTTTATGCTGCTGAGTTGAAACAGTTTGTATGTCTTGTCTAACCACTAAGAGATTTGTGAATCTGGAGGAGAGCCTTTGAATAATCCTCCTCCCTACAAATCTCACTGGTCGAGTTAACAAAGTTGTATTAacgaaaaaaaaattgtacttatTTTGAACTTGATCAATAAAAGAACTAGAGGGAGGTGTGTATCCTTTTGTTATAAAAGCACCTGTGTTGTGCTCTCAATTTTGCTTCTTGAAGTTTACTACCTGGAAAGTTAGTTCTCTTTGTTTAGCAGGCAGGGGAGGTCCCTGGGGTCCTGTGCTTTGTTCTTTTAGGAATGTGGCAAGTCCTACATTTGATGGTGCACTGTGAATTTTCCAAGACCTTCTGAATATGCGATTAAACAACTTTGATCCGCATAGAAATGGGCTCCCGTTCACAGGCCTCCATAAGAATTTGCTCTCATTCCTGGCTCCCTATGGAGCAGTCCTCTCTTGTCTCCGAGGTAGAGAGGAGGAAATTTAAGTCCAGGGCTACTGAAGTTTGCAAAGCTGCTTGCTGTATGCCTAGTGACTGGTGAGGGTCAGGACATATCATCACCACAGTCCCCAGGTCACCCTGGCACCTCAGTCCCAGGCctgctgctggggggggggggcgcgaaGGGGGAGAGACACAGGACAGCCCACAGCAAAGCAGAAATGGCTCTGGGTTCAAAACCTTTGTCTAATGCTTCTTAATGCTTGAGCCACTAAGCAGAAGTGTGTGGAACGTGAAGTTCCCGACAGCAGTGTCAGACCCTGTCCCCTCCCTGGGCTGGGGCCACATTAGCAGCCTCTCAAGGTGACTTACTTGGGACTGGTGCAGTTAGGCATCTTCCGTGCAGTGCAGCACTGTGGGAGAGGTGCCTGACTCAGTACTAACTCACCACTCTGAAGAGCCAGGCAGGAGCTGTCTGCCAGctgtctgctctcctctcctcgcTCCCTTCTATGTCGGAGCCGAGGGCTTGTTGCTGAGTGGCTGTGGTGGGAGTCTGATGGAATGAACTTGGCCCAGCATTCTGGCCTGAATTCTGACCTGAGAGAAGCAGCTCATTGCTATGGTGTCTAAAAGGGTGTTTTCCTTGGAGCATCCCCTTTTAGGCTGTGTCTCTTGGGACCTACTCTCTATCGGTGCTCAGCACCTGCTTCCCATAGACAGgtaagaagaaaaacatgaaccagacttgagtcttttttttttttaaaggtttatttatttattacatgtaaatacactgtagctttcttcagacactccagaagagggcgtcagatcttcttacggatggttgtgagccactatgtggttgctgggatttgaactcaggacctttggaagagcagtcgagtgctcttacctgctaagccatctcaccagccccgagtcttttttttaacattgattttttttttaaattttagatatttatttttattttatgtatatgagtacactgtcactgtcttcagacacaccagaagagggcatcagacccccattacagatgattgtgagccactatgtggttgctgggaattgaactcaggacctctggaagagcagtccgtgctcttaacctctgagccatctctccagcccctgacttgAGTCTTATATTACATTGGCAGATAATTATACAACAAATACTGAGTTAAAGAGAGGGCTCCTGCCTGGACCGGAGGTAGTCAGTCAGAACATTTCAGTGATAGAATTGGTTGAAGCCATgtgagcaaaacacccatggccTCAACACGTCCACTTCCAGACCTGGAAACTGCCTCCTAGTGTAGAACCACGTGTCCCGGTGACACCGGTATCTTTCTTCACGCCCTGTCCTCTGCGGTGCTCTACAGCACCTTCCGGGAGGTCCCCTCAAACTGATCTTGTTTTTACACTGTGCTGTGCAACTCCCCTCACCCTGACACGCCCAGTCTACCATTTTCTTTACCAAGCTGGCTCCAGGCAGCAGGTCTAAAGGATGACCCTGCTTGATCACTTACTTACTCTGGCTTGGAATGCAGTCCCTGCCTTTCTCCCAGAGGTATTTGCATTTTGAGAGTCTGGTTTAGTGAGGAAATTATTGAGAACCATTAAAGACTTGGACACTCTTCTCAGCTTGGTCATTAACTTGAGTTGGACAAGTTGTTCAACTTCTCTACTTGTGGTCTAAactggagtgggaggggggtcgGGCTGGGGTTGTAGTGACGGTTATGGTAACACAATTACTAGAGTTCTTATCTAGAACATACGGAGCCCTAGGTTCTGTTTTCTGTACTTTCTGTAAGCCAGATGTAATGCCAGCActtcctgcaatcccagcaccccaggggtggaggagggagaagttGAAGGTCATTCTCGGCTCCATatcaagttcaaggttagcctgtgCTACATGTGACCCCGTCCAAATAAATAACCCGAGGGTGCTGAATTCAAGCCCAGGGGTGTTCAGACTTTTTGAACCTACTAGTAACAGGATTCACACCGTTGCTCAGCACatgcatattattttttaaaaacgtGAACACTTTTGATTCATTGAAAAATATGATAGCTCAGACTCATAAGTTGATTTCACTCTATTACCGTTTGGGAAATATTAAAGGTTGGAGATTAAGCTTCCTTCCACGGTTTTGCCATTTGGTGTGGGGCTGGAGCTTGCCCTCCCGAGCCTTGTGTAGTGTGTGCAGCAACACATCAGGGCTTTTCCCAATTTCACAATTTTATGGCAGCTCACTGCTGGGTCCTCTGGTCTCCAGCTGCTCTCTGGTCTACCCCAGACAACTTCATGGTAAAAGTAGTCATTAGCTTAAGTGTGTATCCTCCATGGTGCCTGCAGTTATTGGCTAGGCCAGTTCTCCTTGCTACCGTGTCCCCTAGCTCCTCCTGCTGTGCACTATGAAGAACACCCGCACTTTCTTTTACTGAGTCAGAGCGTTTTAGCGAGGGGTGCCTGGTACGTGCCTGTCTGTCACTCCCAGTCGTGGCGAGTTGCCTCACAGTGTGGACTGGGGTCTCCAAAGTGAGGCTGTCATAGCACCCACCAACAGTCTCAGGCACCAGATGCATCACTGCCGATGTGCTAGGGTGTGCGAGCTGGCAGGCgcttaaaaagagaaagtgaggctcgtgaggtggctcagtggtaaaacactTGCCATGTGGCcttgacctgagttcagatcctcaaaacccacataaaagctggaggTGCGACATGGGCATCTGGAATCCGGGGCTCCAGACAAGAGCCTAGGCAAACTCCGGAAGTTTGCTGTGGGCAACAGAAAATCAACagggcctgtctcaaacaaggaggAATCGAAGGACCAGCACCTGTTGTtgcacgtgtatacacacacacacacacacacacacaccggctgACATTAAAGTGGTACTTGTTTCTGTAGGAAAGGAGGTTAGAATCTGGAGATGGCATGCAGGTGCCACTGTCTGTTCGGGATCAGCTGCAGCACTACAGAGCAGCCCAGCCCTTGGCTCTGCACTGCCTTCCCACCACTGTTTCTGTAGAGGTCGATGCCTATCCACTCTCTCCACTGCCCTCTCTGGAAGCTCCCTTTTCACTGCACATCTGCTGCTTCAGGCATTCTCTCAGATCGCCTCTgcagtccgtgtgtgtgtgtgtgtgtgtgtgtgtgtgtgtgtgtgtgtgtgtgcgcgtgtgcatttGCATGAGTGCCATGCTCCTAGAGGTCAAAGGCAGTTTgggggagttagttctctcctttcaccatgtgagtTTGGGGAATCAAACAGAGTTGGTAGCAGGCAGAGTTCATTTACCTGTTGAGGCATCTCTCCCCAACTCCACTGCTTCACTGGTTCTCTTTCTATATAGATTCTTTTTGAGCTGAGGATGCTTCTCTGGCTTTAGAGCACTGGTCCTGGACAGGGGAAGCAATTTGgcaactgagacaggaggatcacaaagtTAGCCAGGGCTCTACAATAGGAaccttgcctcaaacaaaacaaaaagaccagaCCCCCTTGATTGAGCCGGATCCCTCCATAGCTGCTGCCTCCTGTCTTTTAGATTATTGTAACTGGGTTTACCCTCTAAACCCTCTGTCTCCTCTAAGTAGCTTTGATTTTTGGATATGGCTCTGGGAATCCTTCAGCTCTTGCATGAGTCCTGAGGTATTTGGAGTCCTAGANNNNNNNNNNNNNNNNNNNNNNNNNNNNNNNNNNNNagtgtatgcaatggtgtcagcgtttggaagctgattatgggccTCCCTCTTTTTCTTAAGACAGGTCTTTCCTTGTAGTGccgattggcctggaactcacactatgtagaccttgaattcacagagatctgcctgcctttacccTCTAAGTGTTCGGATAACAGGTCTATGCTATCACgcctggcttgcttgctttatttttaatttggttgtAAAAGTCCATGGTGTAAAAAAAGTGTCTGTACCTTGCCAAACAACTTCACAGGCTGATCTTCCCTTAGAAAGGACATGGAAGGCAGGGTCGAGGATAGTCACAGCCTCCACTTCTAAGCCAGCCTGCCTCAGATACCCAGCTCATCCAAGGCCACTGCTGCATGGCAGCTTGATTGATTAGTCTGTGTGTGCAGATCCCCCAAAGTCTACTCTGATGCTCATGAGGCTTCCAGGGGATCTGCCCTGTGATCTCACCACAGATAGCCTGAGAACCCAGGAATGGGCCTAGTGAGAGGCCCCATACCAGAGGCTCAGGACCATACCTAGGtagtttttctcttgcttttctgtgtctGAGAATGTTACCAGAGAAGGTTCTGCTGCAGGCTGGAAGATCAGCGATGGGAGGGAAGGATGAGTgtcagatggtgtgtgtgtgtgtgtgtgtgtgtgtgtgtgtgtgtgtgtacaggactCTGCAGCCAGCCATAGGGCCCAGGCCTAGATTTCTCCATTGGTCTGTGTCCTGCTAAAGTCATGAGGACCATGGGGGTAAGGGTACTGGCAAGGTGGAGGCCAGGACCTGTTATAGTAAATTTAGAAGGACCAGACATTTGGGGAAGGGATTCAGTCCTACTTTTTGCAACTGGTCCACCATCTTCCCTTGACTTTATAGGAAACCAACATGGTGTAGCCTCTGAGGGGAATCAGAGGACCTCCACGGTCATATTCCCTGTCCGTCAGTTGGGTTCAACGTACTGGCCTTGGAAGAAGGCTGAGCTATTCTCCTAAGCCATTTGCACAGCTGACTTACTTAATTGCATTCTCTTTCTGTGGCTTGGGTGGGGCAGAGGTATGGGAGGACTAGATTGCCGAGGGCGGTGATGCCCATGTCTTGCGGTGGAGCCTGTGTGATAGACAGGAGGAAAGAATGTGGTTAATGACTCAGATTGcagcctcatctggcatcagaaCTACCAGAGGAGCATCTGAGGGACTTCCCAGGCTCTTCCCCTACTGCTGAATCTGTCTCTGCGTGGTACCCCAATGCATGTGTTTTTAAAGCCCTAGGGGGGGATGCTAAGGCACACCGAAGCAGGATTCAGATCTTCACAGTAGAAGCAAGCTAAAGGGA harbors:
- the LOC110301161 gene encoding uncharacterized protein LOC110301161 isoform X2; its protein translation is MPGHPGARSPNGLVVQMARADGPVDPRRSRVPGTPRPLQTRSSGPRRRGSSVPVCSQAPTAGRHGLRGSRSAVAMGEGWASGAPGNMAARPSTAASRPPVPEMRLGREVAEEKRRRALNSSHLPTPQQSGPHALSPGASGYIDQKLYRTREAQNLL
- the LOC110301161 gene encoding uncharacterized protein LOC110301161 isoform X3: MPGHPGARSPNGLVVQMARADGPVDPRRSRVPGTPRPLQTRSSGPRRRGSSVPVCSQAPTAGRHGLRGSRSAVAMGEGWASGAPGNMAARPSTAASRPPVPEMRLGREVAEGGSPSSPPLDHLFHPDASRGS
- the LOC110301161 gene encoding uncharacterized protein LOC110301161 isoform X1 — protein: MPGHPGARSPNGLVVQMARADGPVDPRRSRVPGTPRPLQTRSSGPRRRGSSVPVCSQAPTAGRHGLRGSRSAVAMGEGWASGAPGNMAARPSTAASRPPVPEMRLGREVAEEKRRRALNSSHLPTPQQSGPHALSPGASGYIDQKLYRTREAQNLLCASERKRRQREGAGAGGGGKGVTLLKYNTPFLLFNPGGSPSSPPLDHLFHPDASRGS